A region of Calypte anna isolate BGI_N300 chromosome 22, bCalAnn1_v1.p, whole genome shotgun sequence DNA encodes the following proteins:
- the DOK2 gene encoding docking protein 2, whose product MGEAVVKQGGLYLQLQQTFGKKWKKFWGVLYRESSCSSSRLELFEGSSPPTAEKLRRGEGSRRLVKLRDCVHVGEASGEAGCPKDTTPFLLETTHKRYLLAAEATEVASWIRSLCQLAFPRSREEAAAGKDGQQSSWDTDGEFSMEENTLYSSRDNASLQRVFEVTVRATESSERCGLRGRCILRAGEEALELRDFQTSELLCSWPYPFLRRFGRDKVTFSFEAGRRCVSGEGSFEFETRQGNEIFQAIESAISLHRGLGTEEPWRGGPGDDASRGGLSRVPSWAQGREEPAGTKEPTWEGKLPKAKLVIPPGCSGAGDPSGTFLPSRGADGPYPEPCSPPCQGTPPVLEKGGWQEPEAEYATPFDTIAKTFMARQLGSLATSSQGVPDPLYDSIGEVRGQKRGEHPLPPPPPTKPDHIYDEPEALPVYDEPEEVKGEAWRLQAAPEEPPGLEYPYDPQQDDYAVPKRPILLRQGQEWLGDTEYAKVVLPFAKRRNLQ is encoded by the exons aaatggaagaaattttgGGGTGTCCTGTACCGGGaaagctcctgctcctcctcccgGCTGGAGCTCTTTGAGGGTTCCTCACCTCCAACTGCTGAGAAACTGCGGAGAGGGGAGGGCAGCAGGCGCCTGGTGAAGCTGAGGGATTGTGTCCATGTGGGAGAGGCCTCTGGAGAAGCTGGATGCCCCAAGGACACCACCCCCTTCCTGCTGGAGACCACCCACAAGAGGTACCTCCTGGCTGCTGAGGCCACCGAGGTGGCCAGCTGGATCCGGAGCCTCTGCCAGCTGGCATTCCCG aggagcagagaggaggcagcagcaggcaaggatgggcagcagagctcctgggatACGGATGGGGAATTCTCCATGGAGGAAAACACCCTCTACAGCTCCCGGGATAATG CCAGCCTACAGCGGGTGTTTGAGGTGACGGTGAGGGCCACCGAGTCCTCCGAGCGCTGCGGGCTCCGGGGCCGCTGCATCCTGCGAGCTGGAGAGGAAGCTCTGGAGCTTCGGGACTTCCAGACCTCGgagctcctctgcagctggcCCTACCCCTTCCTGCGCCGCTTTGGGAGGGATAAA gtgACCTTCTCCTTCGAGGCCGGCCGGCGCTGTGTGTCTGGAGAAGGCAGCTTTGAGTTTGAGACCAGGCAAGGCAACGAGATCTTCCAGGCCATCGAGTCAGCCATCAGCCTCCATCGGGGCCTGGGGACAGAGGAACCTTGGCGGGGTGGCCCTGGGGACGATGCCTCCCGAGGTGGCCTCTCCAGGGTGCCCAGCTGGGCACAGGGACGCGAGGAGCCCGCTGGCACCAAGGAGCCCACCTGGGAGGGGAAGTTGCCCAAAGCCAAGCTGGTGATACCCCCCggctgctctggggctggggaCCCATCAGGCACCTTCCTGCCCTCTCGTGGTGCTGACGGCCCCTAccctgagccctgcagccccccgtGCCAGGGGACCCCCCCGGTGCTGGAGAAGGGTGGGTGGCAGGAGCCTGAAGCTGAGTATGCCACCCCCTTCGACACCATTGCCAAGACCTTCATGGCTCGCCAACTGGGCAGCTTGGCCACCAGCTCCCAAGGGGTCCCTGACCCCCTTTACGACAGCATCGGGGAGGTTCGGGGGCAAAAAAGGGGGGAGCACCCCCTGccgcctcccccccccaccAAACCCGACCACATCTACGATGAGCCCGAGGCTCTGCCCGTCTATGATGAGCCCGAGGAGGTGAAGGGGGAGGCGTGGAGGTTGCAGGCAGCCCCCGAGGAGCCCCCCGGGCTTGAGTACCCCTACGACCCCCAGCAGGATGACTACGCCGTGCCCAAGAGACCCATCCTGCTCCGGCAGGGCCAGGAGTGGCTGGGGGACACCGAGTATGCCAAGGTGGTCCTCCCGTTTGCAAAGAGAAGGAACCTGCAGTGA